The following coding sequences lie in one Hippopotamus amphibius kiboko isolate mHipAmp2 chromosome 17, mHipAmp2.hap2, whole genome shotgun sequence genomic window:
- the MPP2 gene encoding MAGUK p55 subfamily member 2 isoform X5: protein MVGIRKTAGEHLGVTFRVEGGELVIARILHGGMVAQQGLLHVGDIIKEVNGQPVGSDPRALQELLRSASGSVILKILPSYQEPHLPRQVFVKCHFDYDPARDSLIPCKEAGLRFSAGDLLQIVNQDDANWWQACHVEGGSAGLIPSQLLEEKRKAFVKRDLELTPTSGTLCGSLSGKKKKRMMYLTTKNAEFDRHELLIYEEVARMPPFRRKTLVLIGAQGVGRRSLKNKLIMWDPDRYGTTVPYTSRRPKDSEREGQGYSFVSRAEMEADIRAGRYLEHGEYEGNLYGTRIDSIRGVVAAGRVCVLDVNPQAVKVLRTAEFVPYVVFIEAPDFETLRAMNRAALESGVSTKQLTEADLRRTVEESSRIQRGYGHYFDLSLVNSNLERTFRELQSAMEKLRTEPQWVPVSWVY, encoded by the exons ATGGTGGGCATCCGTAAGACGGCTGGAGAGCATCTG GGCGTGACATTCCGCGTGGAGGGTGGCGAGTTGGTGATCGCGCGCATTCTGCACGGGGGCATGGTGGCTCAGCAAGGCCTCCTACACGTGGGCGACATTATCAAGGAGGTGAACGGGCAGCCGGTGGGCAGCGACCCCCGCGCGCTGCAGGAGCTCTTGCGCAGCGCCAGCGGCAGCGTCATCCTCAAGATCCTGCCCAGCTACCAGGAGCCCCATCTGCCCCGCCAG GTATTTGTGAAATGCCACTTTGATTATGACCCGGCCCGAGACAGCCTCATCCCCTGCAAGGAAGCGGGCCTGCGCTTCAGTGCTGGGGACTTGCTTCAGATTGTAAACCAGGACGATGCCAACTGGTGGCAG GCGTGCCACGTGGAAGGGGGCAGCGCCGGGCTCATCCCCAGCCAGCTGCTGGAGGAGAAGCGGAAAGCCTTTGTCAAGAGGGACCTGGAGCTGACACCCACCTCAG GGACCCTATGCGGCAgcctttcaggaaagaaaaagaagcgaATGATGTATTTGACCACCAAGAATGCAG AGTTTGACCGCCATGAGTTGCTCATTTATGAGGAGGTGGCCCGCATGCCCCCCTTCCGCCGGAAAACCCTGGTGCTGATCGGGGCTCAGGGTGTGGGCCGGCGCAGCCTGAAGAACAAACTCATCATGTGGGATCCGGATCGCTACGGCACCACAGTGCCCT acaCATCCCGGAGGCCCAAGGACTCAGAACGGGAAGGCCAGGGTTACAGCTTCGTGTCCCGTGCGGAGATGGAGGCCGACATCCGTGCTGGGCGATACCTGGAACATGGTGAATACGAGGGCAACCTGTACGGCACACGTATCGACTCCATCCGGGGCGTGGTTGCTGCCGGCCGGGTGTGTGTGCTGGATGTCAACCCCCAG GCAGTGAAGGTTCTGAGAACAGCTGAGTTTGTCCCTTATGTGGTGTTCATCGAGGCCCCCGACTTTGAGACCCTGCGAGCCATGAACCGGGCAGCGCTGGAGAGCGGGGTGTCTACCAAGCAGCTCACG GAGGCAGACCTGAGACGAACAGTGGAGGAGAGCAGCCGCATCCAAAGGGGCTACGGGCACTATTTCGACCTCAGCCTGGTCAACAGCAACCTGGAGAGGACCTTCCGTGAGCTCCAGTCCGCCATGGAGAAGCTGCGCACAGAGCCCCAGTGGGTGCCTGTCAGCTGGGTGTACTGA
- the MPP2 gene encoding MAGUK p55 subfamily member 2 isoform X2, with amino-acid sequence MPVAATNSETAMQQVLDNLGSLPNATGAAELDLIFLRGIMESPIVRSLAKAHERLEETKLEAVRDNNLELVQEILRDLAQLAEQSSTAAELARILQEPHFQSLLETHDSVASKTYETPPPSPGLDPTFSSQPVPPDAVRMVGIRKTAGEHLGVTFRVEGGELVIARILHGGMVAQQGLLHVGDIIKEVNGQPVGSDPRALQELLRSASGSVILKILPSYQEPHLPRQVFVKCHFDYDPARDSLIPCKEAGLRFSAGDLLQIVNQDDANWWQACHVEGGSAGLIPSQLLEEKRKAFVKRDLELTPTSGTLCGSLSGKKKKRMMYLTTKNAEFDRHELLIYEEVARMPPFRRKTLVLIGAQGVGRRSLKNKLIMWDPDRYGTTVPYTSRRPKDSEREGQGYSFVSRAEMEADIRAGRYLEHGEYEGNLYGTRIDSIRGVVAAGRVCVLDVNPQAVKVLRTAEFVPYVVFIEAPDFETLRAMNRAALESGVSTKQLTEADLRRTVEESSRIQRGYGHYFDLSLVNSNLERTFRELQSAMEKLRTEPQWVPVSWVY; translated from the exons GCCCATGAGCGTCTGGAGGAGACAAAGCTGGAGGCCGTGCGGGACAACAACCTGGAGCTGGTGCAGGAGATCCTGCGGGACCTGGCGCAGCTGGCCGAGCAGAGCAGCACCGCGGCTGAGCTGGCCCGCATCCTCCAGGAGCCCCACTTCCAG tccCTCCTGGAGACACACGACTCCGTGGCCTCAAAGACCTATGAGACACCACCCCCGAGCCCTGGCCTGGACCCCACATTCAGCAGCCAGCCCGTGCCTCCTGATGCGGTGCGCATGGTGGGCATCCGTAAGACGGCTGGAGAGCATCTG GGCGTGACATTCCGCGTGGAGGGTGGCGAGTTGGTGATCGCGCGCATTCTGCACGGGGGCATGGTGGCTCAGCAAGGCCTCCTACACGTGGGCGACATTATCAAGGAGGTGAACGGGCAGCCGGTGGGCAGCGACCCCCGCGCGCTGCAGGAGCTCTTGCGCAGCGCCAGCGGCAGCGTCATCCTCAAGATCCTGCCCAGCTACCAGGAGCCCCATCTGCCCCGCCAG GTATTTGTGAAATGCCACTTTGATTATGACCCGGCCCGAGACAGCCTCATCCCCTGCAAGGAAGCGGGCCTGCGCTTCAGTGCTGGGGACTTGCTTCAGATTGTAAACCAGGACGATGCCAACTGGTGGCAG GCGTGCCACGTGGAAGGGGGCAGCGCCGGGCTCATCCCCAGCCAGCTGCTGGAGGAGAAGCGGAAAGCCTTTGTCAAGAGGGACCTGGAGCTGACACCCACCTCAG GGACCCTATGCGGCAgcctttcaggaaagaaaaagaagcgaATGATGTATTTGACCACCAAGAATGCAG AGTTTGACCGCCATGAGTTGCTCATTTATGAGGAGGTGGCCCGCATGCCCCCCTTCCGCCGGAAAACCCTGGTGCTGATCGGGGCTCAGGGTGTGGGCCGGCGCAGCCTGAAGAACAAACTCATCATGTGGGATCCGGATCGCTACGGCACCACAGTGCCCT acaCATCCCGGAGGCCCAAGGACTCAGAACGGGAAGGCCAGGGTTACAGCTTCGTGTCCCGTGCGGAGATGGAGGCCGACATCCGTGCTGGGCGATACCTGGAACATGGTGAATACGAGGGCAACCTGTACGGCACACGTATCGACTCCATCCGGGGCGTGGTTGCTGCCGGCCGGGTGTGTGTGCTGGATGTCAACCCCCAG GCAGTGAAGGTTCTGAGAACAGCTGAGTTTGTCCCTTATGTGGTGTTCATCGAGGCCCCCGACTTTGAGACCCTGCGAGCCATGAACCGGGCAGCGCTGGAGAGCGGGGTGTCTACCAAGCAGCTCACG GAGGCAGACCTGAGACGAACAGTGGAGGAGAGCAGCCGCATCCAAAGGGGCTACGGGCACTATTTCGACCTCAGCCTGGTCAACAGCAACCTGGAGAGGACCTTCCGTGAGCTCCAGTCCGCCATGGAGAAGCTGCGCACAGAGCCCCAGTGGGTGCCTGTCAGCTGGGTGTACTGA
- the MPP2 gene encoding MAGUK p55 subfamily member 2 isoform X3 has product MQQVLDNLGSLPNATGAAELDLIFLRGIMESPIVRSLAKAHERLEETKLEAVRDNNLELVQEILRDLAQLAEQSSTAAELARILQEPHFQSLLETHDSVASKTYETPPPSPGLDPTFSSQPVPPDAVRMVGIRKTAGEHLGVTFRVEGGELVIARILHGGMVAQQGLLHVGDIIKEVNGQPVGSDPRALQELLRSASGSVILKILPSYQEPHLPRQVFVKCHFDYDPARDSLIPCKEAGLRFSAGDLLQIVNQDDANWWQACHVEGGSAGLIPSQLLEEKRKAFVKRDLELTPTSGTLCGSLSGKKKKRMMYLTTKNAEFDRHELLIYEEVARMPPFRRKTLVLIGAQGVGRRSLKNKLIMWDPDRYGTTVPYTSRRPKDSEREGQGYSFVSRAEMEADIRAGRYLEHGEYEGNLYGTRIDSIRGVVAAGRVCVLDVNPQAVKVLRTAEFVPYVVFIEAPDFETLRAMNRAALESGVSTKQLTEADLRRTVEESSRIQRGYGHYFDLSLVNSNLERTFRELQSAMEKLRTEPQWVPVSWVY; this is encoded by the exons GCCCATGAGCGTCTGGAGGAGACAAAGCTGGAGGCCGTGCGGGACAACAACCTGGAGCTGGTGCAGGAGATCCTGCGGGACCTGGCGCAGCTGGCCGAGCAGAGCAGCACCGCGGCTGAGCTGGCCCGCATCCTCCAGGAGCCCCACTTCCAG tccCTCCTGGAGACACACGACTCCGTGGCCTCAAAGACCTATGAGACACCACCCCCGAGCCCTGGCCTGGACCCCACATTCAGCAGCCAGCCCGTGCCTCCTGATGCGGTGCGCATGGTGGGCATCCGTAAGACGGCTGGAGAGCATCTG GGCGTGACATTCCGCGTGGAGGGTGGCGAGTTGGTGATCGCGCGCATTCTGCACGGGGGCATGGTGGCTCAGCAAGGCCTCCTACACGTGGGCGACATTATCAAGGAGGTGAACGGGCAGCCGGTGGGCAGCGACCCCCGCGCGCTGCAGGAGCTCTTGCGCAGCGCCAGCGGCAGCGTCATCCTCAAGATCCTGCCCAGCTACCAGGAGCCCCATCTGCCCCGCCAG GTATTTGTGAAATGCCACTTTGATTATGACCCGGCCCGAGACAGCCTCATCCCCTGCAAGGAAGCGGGCCTGCGCTTCAGTGCTGGGGACTTGCTTCAGATTGTAAACCAGGACGATGCCAACTGGTGGCAG GCGTGCCACGTGGAAGGGGGCAGCGCCGGGCTCATCCCCAGCCAGCTGCTGGAGGAGAAGCGGAAAGCCTTTGTCAAGAGGGACCTGGAGCTGACACCCACCTCAG GGACCCTATGCGGCAgcctttcaggaaagaaaaagaagcgaATGATGTATTTGACCACCAAGAATGCAG AGTTTGACCGCCATGAGTTGCTCATTTATGAGGAGGTGGCCCGCATGCCCCCCTTCCGCCGGAAAACCCTGGTGCTGATCGGGGCTCAGGGTGTGGGCCGGCGCAGCCTGAAGAACAAACTCATCATGTGGGATCCGGATCGCTACGGCACCACAGTGCCCT acaCATCCCGGAGGCCCAAGGACTCAGAACGGGAAGGCCAGGGTTACAGCTTCGTGTCCCGTGCGGAGATGGAGGCCGACATCCGTGCTGGGCGATACCTGGAACATGGTGAATACGAGGGCAACCTGTACGGCACACGTATCGACTCCATCCGGGGCGTGGTTGCTGCCGGCCGGGTGTGTGTGCTGGATGTCAACCCCCAG GCAGTGAAGGTTCTGAGAACAGCTGAGTTTGTCCCTTATGTGGTGTTCATCGAGGCCCCCGACTTTGAGACCCTGCGAGCCATGAACCGGGCAGCGCTGGAGAGCGGGGTGTCTACCAAGCAGCTCACG GAGGCAGACCTGAGACGAACAGTGGAGGAGAGCAGCCGCATCCAAAGGGGCTACGGGCACTATTTCGACCTCAGCCTGGTCAACAGCAACCTGGAGAGGACCTTCCGTGAGCTCCAGTCCGCCATGGAGAAGCTGCGCACAGAGCCCCAGTGGGTGCCTGTCAGCTGGGTGTACTGA